In Burkholderia gladioli, a genomic segment contains:
- a CDS encoding phosphocholine-specific phospholipase C has translation MVTQSRRDFLKFSASLAGATAATTLLPESIRKALAIEPATVTGTIQDVQHIVVFMQENRSFDHYLGHLSGVRGYNDRFPVTLPNGQPVWFQPRKEDPTKVIAPFRYDTTNPAVNAQCIGGLPHTWATTHGAINHGRGDQWAVQKTNMTMGYHVRDDIPFHYALADAFTVCDHYFCSIPGNTHPNRMYLMTGMVDPLATGGGPLLDNTDYIDNQFDAIQLQPFSWTTYPERLEKAGISWQVYQQGTGFDNFTGNYGTNMLAAFQNIVNAPAGSSLQQRGNSTRTLDQLKADVQANALPQVSWLLPPAAYSEHPKFTPLYGANYISTILDALTSNPEVWSKTVLFIMYDENDGLFDHMVPPQPPTFIANPPVNVGASTVDVSLERHNVVTATQQGTYTADTLPYGLGPRVPMFVVSPWSKGGFVSSQVFDHTSVLQFIEQRFGVKETNISPWRRAVCGDLSSTLDFTKSDASFPSLPNTANYVATADLQCALPTSQAAPAATAAPSIAAQEPGTRLARATPYELHVNGQLTNAGYTITFANGGTAGAHFWVYTNDATAMPRAYTVEAGKQLSDTWALDAGGGYVVHVYGPNGYFRRFIGSASGEAAAHPDLTTCYDVANGNVYVTLANGGSAAMTVTAVDLAYGQAPRTLTIPAGKSVESHWDLSCSASWYDLQFTVADNPSWLRRIAGHVETGRISTTDPAAKAPVTKAI, from the coding sequence ATGGTCACCCAATCCCGACGCGATTTCCTGAAGTTCTCCGCCAGCCTGGCGGGCGCCACCGCTGCCACCACGCTGTTGCCCGAATCGATCCGCAAGGCCCTGGCCATCGAGCCGGCCACGGTCACGGGCACCATCCAGGATGTGCAGCACATCGTGGTGTTCATGCAGGAGAACCGCTCCTTCGATCACTACCTCGGCCACCTGAGCGGCGTGCGCGGCTACAACGACCGCTTCCCGGTGACCCTGCCCAACGGCCAGCCGGTCTGGTTCCAGCCTCGCAAGGAAGATCCGACCAAGGTAATTGCGCCGTTCCGCTACGACACCACCAACCCGGCCGTGAACGCGCAGTGCATCGGCGGCCTGCCGCATACCTGGGCGACCACCCACGGCGCGATCAACCACGGCCGCGGCGACCAGTGGGCGGTGCAGAAGACCAACATGACGATGGGCTATCACGTGCGGGACGACATTCCGTTCCACTACGCGCTGGCCGATGCCTTCACCGTCTGCGACCACTACTTCTGCTCGATCCCCGGCAACACGCACCCGAACCGCATGTACCTGATGACGGGCATGGTCGATCCGCTCGCCACCGGCGGCGGCCCGCTGCTCGACAACACGGACTACATCGATAACCAGTTCGACGCGATCCAGCTCCAGCCCTTCTCGTGGACGACCTATCCCGAGCGGCTCGAGAAGGCCGGCATCTCCTGGCAGGTCTACCAGCAGGGCACCGGCTTCGACAACTTCACCGGCAACTACGGCACCAACATGCTGGCGGCGTTCCAGAACATCGTGAACGCGCCGGCCGGCTCCTCGCTGCAGCAGCGCGGCAACAGCACGCGCACGCTGGACCAGCTCAAGGCCGACGTGCAGGCCAACGCGCTGCCGCAGGTGTCCTGGCTGCTGCCGCCGGCGGCCTACTCGGAGCACCCGAAGTTCACGCCGCTGTACGGCGCGAACTACATCTCGACGATCCTCGACGCGCTGACCTCGAACCCCGAGGTGTGGAGCAAGACCGTCCTGTTCATCATGTACGACGAGAACGACGGCCTGTTCGACCACATGGTGCCGCCGCAGCCGCCGACCTTCATCGCCAATCCGCCCGTCAACGTCGGCGCGAGCACGGTGGATGTGTCGCTGGAGCGCCACAACGTGGTGACGGCCACCCAGCAGGGCACCTATACCGCCGACACGCTGCCTTACGGCCTGGGGCCGCGCGTGCCGATGTTCGTGGTCTCGCCCTGGTCGAAAGGCGGCTTCGTCAGCTCGCAGGTGTTCGATCACACCTCGGTGCTGCAATTCATCGAGCAGCGTTTCGGCGTGAAGGAAACCAATATCTCGCCGTGGCGCCGCGCGGTGTGCGGCGACCTGAGCTCGACGCTCGATTTCACCAAGTCGGACGCGAGCTTCCCGAGCCTGCCGAACACCGCGAACTACGTGGCCACGGCCGACCTGCAATGCGCGCTGCCGACCTCGCAGGCGGCACCGGCGGCCACCGCCGCGCCGAGCATCGCCGCGCAGGAGCCCGGCACGCGCCTGGCGCGCGCCACGCCCTACGAACTGCACGTGAACGGCCAGTTGACCAACGCCGGCTACACCATCACCTTCGCCAACGGCGGCACGGCGGGCGCGCACTTCTGGGTCTACACCAACGACGCCACGGCGATGCCGCGCGCCTACACGGTCGAGGCCGGCAAGCAGCTCTCCGACACCTGGGCGCTCGACGCCGGCGGCGGCTACGTGGTGCATGTATATGGCCCGAACGGCTATTTCCGCCGCTTCATCGGCTCGGCCTCGGGCGAGGCCGCCGCGCATCCGGACCTGACGACCTGCTACGACGTGGCCAACGGCAACGTCTACGTGACGTTGGCCAACGGCGGTAGTGCCGCGATGACGGTGACGGCGGTCGACCTGGCCTATGGCCAGGCCCCGCGGACCCTGACGATCCCGGCCGGCAAGAGCGTCGAGTCGCATTGGGACCTGTCGTGCAGTGCCTCGTGGTACGACCTGCAGTTCACGGTGGCCGACAACCCGTCCTGGCTGCGCCGCATCGCCGGCCACGTCGAGACGGGCCGGATCAGCACCACCGATCCGGCCGCCAAGGCGCCGGTGACCAAGGCGATCTGA
- a CDS encoding CBS domain-containing protein, whose protein sequence is MIRVREVMSRDVVSVAVHDTIRHAAQHMAYYDVGALPVCERGRLVGIVTDRDLTVRALAGEVGPDQAIGEVLTRRPVCCRDDEDLDAVQQRMAEARIRRTPVVDGQGRLVGMLSLGDIATRAGGASREEVSNTLERVSQPGR, encoded by the coding sequence ATGATTCGGGTAAGGGAGGTGATGTCGCGCGATGTCGTGTCGGTCGCCGTGCACGACACGATCCGGCACGCGGCGCAGCACATGGCGTATTACGACGTCGGCGCGCTGCCGGTCTGCGAGCGCGGCCGGCTGGTCGGCATCGTGACCGATCGCGACCTCACGGTGCGCGCGCTGGCCGGCGAGGTAGGCCCGGACCAGGCGATCGGCGAGGTGCTCACGCGGCGGCCGGTCTGCTGTCGCGACGACGAGGATCTCGACGCGGTCCAGCAGCGCATGGCCGAGGCGCGCATTCGCAGGACGCCCGTCGTCGACGGGCAAGGCAGGCTGGTGGGCATGCTCTCGCTGGGCGATATCGCGACGCGCGCGGGCGGCGCCTCGCGCGAGGAAGTGTCGAATACGCTGGAGCGGGTCTCGCAGCCGGGACGCTGA
- a CDS encoding DUF3005 domain-containing protein — protein MKPVKSNPYPQQQHEKVGESPVKTPAAGKDQPDASAQASGFARNQTPETVAGKTPTGLPPIERGERGDQHADPVRRAAARITSLDNANMASTDNSVDVDGKGQEARREASPLQDNVIHSNASLDDSTAPPDEGLGGIDSQPRAEVLARPGWAVRDQGMVMVDHREGNGMRRAERLFSFERDGSH, from the coding sequence ATGAAACCGGTCAAATCGAATCCCTATCCGCAGCAACAGCACGAGAAGGTCGGCGAGAGCCCGGTGAAGACGCCGGCCGCCGGCAAGGACCAGCCGGACGCGAGCGCGCAGGCCAGCGGCTTCGCGCGCAACCAGACGCCGGAAACGGTGGCCGGCAAGACGCCGACCGGCCTGCCGCCGATCGAGCGAGGCGAACGCGGCGACCAGCATGCCGACCCGGTGCGCCGCGCGGCGGCGCGCATCACCTCGCTCGACAATGCCAACATGGCGAGCACCGACAATTCCGTCGACGTCGACGGCAAGGGGCAGGAAGCGCGTCGCGAGGCCTCGCCGCTGCAGGACAACGTGATTCATTCGAACGCCTCGCTCGACGACAGCACCGCGCCGCCCGACGAGGGGCTGGGCGGCATCGACAGCCAACCGCGCGCCGAGGTGCTGGCCCGGCCCGGCTGGGCGGTACGCGACCAGGGCATGGTGATGGTCGATCATCGCGAGGGCAACGGCATGCGGCGTGCCGAGCGCCTGTTCAGCTTCGAGCGCGACGGCTCGCACTGA
- a CDS encoding YeeE/YedE family protein, translated as MSTLPSSPAPAPRAFDSINPKPLGIALVLVLLGAIYLAQTVSLRQAALYLVGALLGMTLYHAAFGFTSAWRVFIADGRGAGLRAQMLMLAIGVLLFFPALSAGSLFGQPVVGLVSPAGTSVIVGAFIFGIGMQLGGGCASGTLYTVGGGSTRMIVTLLAFIVGSVVATAHMPFWTSMPQLKPLSLVHALGVAPAIVLNLAVFAAIAALTVAIEKRRHGRLVNAPERAPHASPWLHGPWPMLAGAVALAVLNFATLALSGRPWGVTSAFALWGAKGFASLGLDVASWKYWLAGPNAAALSAPASHDVTTVMDIGIILGAMAAAALAGRYAPVWRIPRRSLLAAVVGGLLLGYGARLAYGCNIGAYFSGIVSGSLHGWLWLVCAFAGNVLGTRLRPWFGLEVERVRNTGC; from the coding sequence ATGTCGACCTTGCCCTCGTCGCCGGCTCCCGCGCCGCGCGCCTTCGATTCCATCAATCCCAAGCCGCTCGGCATCGCGCTGGTGCTGGTGCTGCTCGGCGCGATCTATCTCGCGCAGACCGTCAGCCTGCGCCAGGCCGCGCTCTACCTGGTGGGCGCGCTGCTCGGCATGACGCTCTACCACGCCGCCTTCGGTTTCACCTCGGCCTGGCGCGTGTTCATCGCCGACGGCCGCGGCGCCGGCCTGCGCGCGCAGATGCTGATGCTCGCGATCGGCGTGCTGCTGTTCTTCCCGGCGCTGTCGGCCGGGTCGCTGTTCGGGCAGCCGGTGGTCGGGCTGGTCTCGCCGGCCGGCACCTCGGTGATCGTCGGCGCCTTCATCTTCGGCATCGGCATGCAGCTCGGCGGCGGCTGCGCCTCGGGCACGCTCTACACGGTCGGCGGCGGCAGCACGCGCATGATCGTCACGCTGCTCGCCTTCATCGTCGGCTCGGTGGTGGCCACCGCCCACATGCCGTTCTGGACCTCGATGCCGCAACTCAAGCCGCTCTCGCTGGTGCACGCGCTCGGCGTGGCACCCGCGATCGTGCTGAACCTCGCGGTGTTCGCCGCGATCGCCGCGCTGACCGTGGCCATCGAGAAACGCCGCCACGGCCGCCTGGTCAACGCGCCCGAGCGCGCGCCGCATGCCTCGCCCTGGCTGCACGGTCCCTGGCCGATGCTGGCCGGTGCGGTGGCGCTGGCGGTGCTCAACTTCGCCACGCTCGCGCTGTCGGGCCGCCCCTGGGGCGTGACCTCGGCCTTCGCGCTGTGGGGCGCCAAGGGTTTCGCCTCGCTCGGCCTCGACGTGGCGAGCTGGAAGTACTGGCTCGCGGGCCCGAACGCGGCCGCGCTGTCGGCGCCGGCCAGCCACGACGTGACCACCGTGATGGACATCGGCATCATCCTCGGCGCGATGGCCGCCGCCGCGCTGGCCGGCCGCTACGCGCCGGTCTGGCGCATCCCGCGGCGCTCGCTGCTGGCGGCCGTGGTGGGCGGCCTGCTGCTCGGCTACGGCGCGCGCCTGGCCTATGGCTGCAACATCGGCGCCTACTTCAGCGGGATCGTCTCGGGCAGCCTGCACGGCTGGTTGTGGCTGGTCTGCGCGTTCGCCGGCAACGTGCTCGGCACGCGCCTGCGCCCCTGGTTCGGGCTCGAGGTCGAGCGGGTGAGGAATACCGGCTGCTGA
- a CDS encoding DNA/RNA non-specific endonuclease produces MKWFAALCALSISATAFASSCPQFSPAGLEPELTNPKMVRQARLICYSDFAVLHSGITHTPLWSAEHLSAAHLAEAKDEVRTNRFFAERRLPAGEGATLADYRRSGFDRGHMSPAGDRWNPQAMAESFSLANMIPQNPQNNRRLWARVEQAVRAMAVRDGEAYVVTGPMFHGSELQTIGESRVIVPTEIFKLVYLPSRNMAFAIVVKNSDAKRYDIVTVHQLEAASGLRFPGVPERLKDNKPGGLSGV; encoded by the coding sequence ATGAAATGGTTCGCCGCGCTCTGCGCGTTGTCGATCTCCGCGACGGCATTCGCTTCGTCGTGTCCGCAATTCTCTCCCGCCGGCCTGGAGCCCGAACTCACCAACCCGAAGATGGTCCGGCAGGCCCGGCTGATCTGCTATTCGGACTTCGCCGTGCTGCACTCGGGCATCACCCACACGCCGCTGTGGTCGGCCGAGCACCTGAGCGCCGCGCACCTGGCCGAAGCGAAGGACGAGGTCCGCACCAATCGCTTCTTCGCCGAGCGGCGCCTGCCGGCCGGCGAGGGCGCGACGCTGGCCGACTATCGCCGCAGCGGTTTCGACCGCGGCCACATGAGCCCGGCCGGCGACCGCTGGAACCCGCAGGCGATGGCCGAGTCCTTCTCGCTGGCGAACATGATCCCGCAGAATCCGCAGAACAACCGCCGGCTGTGGGCGCGCGTCGAGCAGGCGGTGCGCGCGATGGCGGTGCGCGACGGCGAGGCCTATGTGGTGACGGGCCCGATGTTCCATGGCAGCGAACTGCAGACCATCGGCGAGAGCCGCGTGATCGTGCCGACCGAGATCTTCAAGCTGGTCTACCTGCCGTCGCGGAACATGGCCTTCGCGATCGTGGTGAAGAACAGCGACGCGAAACGGTACGATATCGTGACCGTGCATCAACTGGAGGCCGCCAGCGGGTTGCGTTTCCCCGGCGTGCCGGAACGTTTGAAGGATAACAAGCCAGGAGGGTTGTCCGGTGTCTAA
- a CDS encoding LLM class flavin-dependent oxidoreductase produces MTAPLPRFGVWALVHGSRAALQDPDEPYDASWARNKALVLEAERLGYDSVLVAQHTVNPHQPSLDQLEAWTASAALAALTERIEIIAAIKPYLYHPVVLAKMAQQIELISGGRFAINLVNAWNRPELERAGIGFAEHDARYAYGREWITVVEALLRGETVRFAGEHFRIDDYALRPTDPYRARPRIYVGGESEPARALVADKGDVWFINGQPLEAVEALIADVGARSRPGAAAPLRFGLSAFVIARDSAARAEAHLAHLFALAERDKPLREQQKANIDPNAVMFRTFAQSARVGSNGGTAAGLVGSHDQVAERIVAFHRAGIELFMLQFQPFEADMRDFAEQVVPRVRWLLAR; encoded by the coding sequence ATGACCGCCCCCCTGCCCCGCTTCGGCGTCTGGGCGCTCGTGCACGGCTCGCGCGCGGCGCTGCAGGACCCCGACGAACCCTATGACGCCTCCTGGGCACGCAACAAGGCGCTGGTGCTCGAGGCCGAACGGCTCGGCTACGACTCGGTGCTGGTCGCCCAGCACACCGTCAACCCGCACCAGCCCTCGCTCGACCAGCTCGAGGCCTGGACCGCCTCGGCCGCGCTCGCGGCGCTCACCGAGCGCATCGAGATCATCGCGGCCATCAAGCCCTACCTCTATCACCCGGTGGTGCTGGCCAAGATGGCGCAGCAGATCGAGCTGATCAGCGGCGGGCGCTTCGCCATCAACCTGGTCAATGCCTGGAACCGGCCGGAGCTGGAGCGCGCCGGCATCGGCTTCGCCGAGCACGATGCGCGTTACGCCTATGGCCGTGAATGGATCACCGTGGTCGAGGCGCTGCTGCGCGGCGAAACCGTGCGCTTCGCCGGCGAGCATTTCCGCATCGACGACTACGCGCTGCGGCCGACCGATCCCTATCGGGCGCGGCCGCGCATCTACGTGGGCGGGGAATCGGAGCCGGCGCGCGCGCTGGTGGCCGACAAGGGCGATGTCTGGTTCATCAACGGCCAGCCGCTGGAAGCCGTCGAGGCGCTGATCGCCGACGTGGGGGCGCGCTCGCGCCCGGGCGCGGCGGCGCCGCTGCGCTTCGGGCTGTCCGCCTTCGTGATCGCGCGCGATAGCGCGGCGCGGGCCGAGGCGCACCTCGCGCATCTGTTCGCGCTCGCCGAGCGCGACAAACCCTTGCGCGAGCAACAGAAGGCCAACATCGACCCGAACGCGGTGATGTTCCGCACCTTCGCGCAATCGGCGCGCGTCGGCTCGAACGGCGGCACCGCCGCGGGGCTGGTGGGCAGCCACGACCAGGTGGCCGAGCGCATCGTGGCCTTCCATCGCGCCGGCATCGAACTGTTCATGCTGCAGTTCCAGCCCTTCGAGGCCGACATGCGCGACTTCGCCGAGCAGGTGGTGCCGCGCGTGCGCTGGCTGCTGGCACGCTAG